A portion of the Pyruvatibacter sp. genome contains these proteins:
- a CDS encoding ABC transporter permease: protein MPPPIYASTGERAWYYGFRVMCAAIFVFLIAPLLIIVPLSFNAQPYFTFTPQMLALEPDAFSMRWYRDIFENDQWLHSIRNSFVIGIAATLMATGLGTLAALGLASPAMPYRRTIMAVLISPMIVPIIITATGMYFFYSAVGLAQTHLGIILAHTALGIPFVIITVTATLAGYDHNLTRAAQSLGAPPHTAFFKVTMPIILPGVVSGGLFAFVTSFDEVVVVLFMAGFEERTIPRQMWAGIREQISPTILAVATSLVIVSIALLTAVELLRRRSERMRGIS, encoded by the coding sequence ATGCCGCCACCCATTTATGCAAGCACTGGTGAGCGCGCCTGGTATTATGGCTTTCGCGTTATGTGCGCGGCGATTTTTGTTTTTTTGATCGCGCCGCTGCTCATCATCGTGCCGCTGTCGTTCAACGCCCAGCCCTACTTTACCTTCACGCCGCAAATGCTGGCGCTGGAACCCGACGCATTTTCCATGCGCTGGTACCGCGACATTTTTGAAAACGACCAGTGGCTGCATTCAATCCGCAACAGTTTTGTTATCGGTATTGCCGCCACGCTGATGGCAACGGGCCTCGGCACACTCGCAGCGCTTGGACTTGCAAGCCCCGCCATGCCCTATCGACGCACCATCATGGCAGTGCTGATTTCGCCGATGATCGTGCCGATCATTATTACCGCCACCGGCATGTATTTTTTCTATTCAGCCGTCGGGCTGGCCCAAACTCATCTGGGCATCATTCTGGCGCATACGGCACTGGGCATTCCGTTTGTCATCATTACCGTCACCGCAACGCTTGCGGGCTATGACCATAACCTCACGCGCGCCGCACAGTCGCTTGGCGCCCCGCCGCACACAGCCTTTTTCAAGGTGACAATGCCGATCATCCTGCCCGGCGTTGTGTCCGGCGGGTTGTTTGCGTTTGTCACCTCGTTTGACGAAGTGGTGGTGGTGCTGTTCATGGCGGGATTTGAAGAGCGGACAATCCCGCGGCAGATGTGGGCGGGCATCCGCGAGCAGATTTCACCCACCATTCTGGCAGTCGCCACATCTTTGGTGATCGTCTCGATCGCGCTGCTTACGGCCGTTGAACTGCTGCGGCGGCGCTCGGAACGGATGCGCGGCATTAGCTGA
- a CDS encoding ABC transporter permease: MTAADAAAVSAPDPELKRQLQRANRHARWKALGLVAPLLIFLLITFIVPIFSMLTRSAYAPVFSQVMPQVSQVIEQWSGDGVPDEAVYAALVDDMRVARANRTIGQAATRLNYEMPGTRSLFMQTARRAADLEAPYTQTLPALDDRWAQRDLWAAISRVSKPVTPIFYLSAIDRTLDADGNIVLNAEEQRLYVQLFWRTLWVSALVMVLCLVLGFPIAYLMAHMPPARANLLMILVLLPFWTSLLVRTTAWIAMLQTQGVLNDLMVWSGIISDGGRVQLIYNQIGTLVAMTHILLPFTVLPLYAVMRGIPPSLTRAAQSLGASASTAFFKVYLPLTAPGIGAGAVLVFILAVGYYITPALVGGRTGQLISNLIAFHMQESLNWGLAAALGAILLAGVLALYWLYDRLVGVDKMRLG; this comes from the coding sequence ATGACCGCTGCCGATGCAGCCGCCGTTTCTGCACCCGACCCCGAACTGAAGCGGCAGCTTCAACGGGCAAACCGGCACGCGCGCTGGAAGGCGCTGGGGCTCGTTGCGCCGCTGCTCATTTTCCTGCTGATTACCTTCATTGTACCTATTTTTTCCATGCTCACCCGCAGCGCGTATGCGCCGGTATTTTCGCAGGTGATGCCGCAGGTAAGTCAGGTTATTGAGCAGTGGAGCGGCGACGGCGTGCCGGACGAGGCTGTGTATGCAGCCCTCGTGGACGACATGCGCGTTGCCCGCGCCAACCGCACCATTGGTCAGGCGGCAACGCGCCTCAACTACGAAATGCCCGGCACGCGCTCGCTGTTCATGCAAACCGCCCGCCGCGCGGCTGACCTTGAAGCACCCTATACCCAGACACTGCCAGCCCTTGATGACCGCTGGGCTCAGCGTGACCTGTGGGCAGCAATCTCGCGCGTATCGAAGCCCGTAACGCCGATATTTTATCTGTCCGCGATTGACCGCACGCTGGATGCGGACGGAAACATCGTGCTCAACGCGGAAGAGCAGCGGCTGTATGTACAGTTGTTCTGGCGCACCTTGTGGGTGTCGGCCCTGGTGATGGTACTGTGCCTGGTGCTGGGGTTTCCCATTGCCTACCTGATGGCGCATATGCCACCCGCCCGCGCCAACCTGCTGATGATACTGGTGCTGCTGCCGTTCTGGACATCGCTCCTTGTACGGACAACCGCATGGATAGCCATGCTGCAAACCCAAGGCGTACTCAATGACCTTATGGTGTGGTCCGGCATTATTTCCGACGGCGGGCGTGTGCAGCTTATCTACAACCAGATCGGCACACTGGTGGCGATGACGCATATTCTGCTGCCGTTTACGGTGCTGCCGCTATATGCGGTGATGCGTGGCATTCCGCCGTCGCTCACCCGTGCGGCACAGTCGCTTGGGGCAAGCGCATCAACGGCGTTTTTCAAAGTCTATCTGCCACTGACAGCGCCGGGCATCGGGGCAGGTGCCGTGCTCGTTTTCATTCTGGCAGTGGGGTACTACATCACGCCGGCGCTCGTGGGCGGGCGCACCGGGCAACTGATTTCAAATCTCATCGCGTTTCACATGCAGGAAAGCCTCAACTGGGGGCTGGCCGCGGCGCTGGGTGCCATATTGCTGGCGGGCGTACTGGCACTTTACTGGCTGTATGACCGACTGGTGGGCGTTGACAAGATGAGGCTTGGCTGA
- a CDS encoding methyltransferase domain-containing protein, translated as MIKAEDFWDKAAPKYALQPIQNERAYQETLEETRRHLTLNDAVLEVGCGTGSTALQLAGSAGHITATDISGSMIAIGQEKAERLGVANITFLPATLTDERIPPGPYDVVLAFNFLHLLDDVPGAAKSIHTLLKPGGLFISKSACLGRYNVFFRILIAAAQLFRKAPYVAFFSKKELEDMISSQGFEIIDARYFAGAKRSWYVVARKK; from the coding sequence ATGATCAAGGCAGAAGATTTCTGGGATAAGGCCGCACCAAAATACGCATTGCAGCCAATACAAAATGAGCGCGCCTATCAGGAGACGTTGGAAGAAACACGCAGACATCTGACATTGAACGATGCGGTTCTTGAGGTCGGATGCGGCACCGGATCAACTGCGCTTCAGCTTGCTGGCAGCGCAGGCCACATCACAGCGACGGACATCTCGGGTAGCATGATTGCAATCGGTCAGGAAAAGGCTGAAAGACTTGGCGTGGCCAATATTACTTTCTTACCCGCCACCTTGACCGATGAGCGCATTCCGCCTGGTCCCTATGACGTCGTGCTGGCGTTCAACTTCCTGCATTTGCTGGACGATGTTCCCGGCGCTGCAAAATCGATCCACACGCTCCTGAAACCCGGCGGCCTCTTCATTTCGAAATCCGCCTGCCTTGGGCGCTACAACGTGTTCTTTCGGATTTTGATCGCCGCTGCACAACTGTTTCGCAAGGCCCCCTATGTCGCCTTCTTCAGCAAGAAGGAACTGGAGGACATGATTTCATCACAGGGTTTCGAGATCATCGACGCGCGGTATTTTGCAGGTGCAAAGAGAAGCTGGTACGTCGTCGCGCGGAAAAAATAG